In Aphelocoma coerulescens isolate FSJ_1873_10779 chromosome 13, UR_Acoe_1.0, whole genome shotgun sequence, the following are encoded in one genomic region:
- the EGR1 gene encoding early growth response protein 1, translating to MAAAKAEMQLLPPLQISDPFGAFPHSPPAMDTHYPKLEEMMLLSGGGPQFLAPPGAPESAGFGAAGEPGEQHFEHLAADTFPEISLNSEKTLPETNYPNQTTRLPPITYTGRFSLEPAPNSSNPLWPEPLFSLVSGLVGMANAPPTSTPASSSPSSSSSSQSSPLSCSVQASENNPIYSAAPTFPNSSSDIFPESQTQSFPNPSGAPIQYPPPAYPTAKTNFQVPMIPDYLFPQQQGELSLVPADQKPFPALETRAQQPSLTPLSTIKAFATQTGSQELKTLNTNYQSQLIKPSRMRKYPNRPSKTPPHERPYACPVESCDRRFSRSDELTRHIRIHTGQKPFQCRICMRNFSRSDHLTTHIRTHTGEKPFACDICGRKFARSDERKRHTKIHLRQKDKKAEKAAPVSTASSIPAYSSSVTTSYPSSIATTYPSPVRTAYSSPAPSSYPSPAHTTFPSPSIATTYPSGTATFQTQVATSFSSPGVANNFSSQVTSALSDMNAAFSPRTIEIC from the exons ATGGCCGCGGCCAAGGCAGAgatgcagctcctgcccccgcTGCAGATCTCCGACCCCTTTGGCGCCTTCCCGCACTCGCCCCCCGCCATGGACACTCACTATCCCAAGCTGGAGGAAATGATGCTGCTCAGCGGCGGGGGCCCGCAGTTCCTTGCCCCGCCCGGGGCACCCGAGAGTGCGGGCTTCGGCGCCGCCGGGGAGCCCGGAGAGCAGCACTTCGAGCACCTCGCGGCAG ACACTTTTCCCGAAATCTCCCTGAACAGCGAGAAAACCCTGCCAGAAACCAACTATCCCAACCAAACGACGCGACTGCCACCGATAACCTACACGGGGCGCTTCTCCTTAGAGCCGGCCCCCAACAGCAGCAACCCCTTATGGCCAGAGCCCCTCTTCAGCCTCGTCAGTGGGCTGGTGGGCATGGCTAATGCACCTCCCACCTCTACGCCTGCTTCATCAtcaccatcctcctcctcctcctcgcagAGCTCCCCTCTGAGCTGTTCTGTCCAAGCCAGCGAGAACAATCCAATTTATTCAGCTGCACCAACGTTTCCCAATTCCAGCTCTGACATTTTCCCTGAATCCCAGACCCAGTCCTTCCCCAACCCCTCTGGAGCCCCCATCCAGTATCCACCTCCAGCTTATCCGACCGCTAAAACCAACTTTCAGGTGCCAATGATCCCGGATTACCTGTTTCCTCAGCAGCAGGGTGAGCTCAGTCTTGTTCCAGCTGATCAGAAGCCCTTCCCGGCCCTTGAGACCAGAGCACAGCAGCCTTCCCTCACACCACTGTCCACTATTAAGGCATTTGCTACTCAGACTGGCTCCCAAGAGTTGAAGACCCTCAACACTAATTATCAGTCCCAGCTGATCAAGCCCAGCAGGATGAGGAAATACCCAAACCGTCCCAGCAAGACCCCTCCTCATGAGCGACCCTATGCCTGCCCAGTGGAGTCCTGTGACCGGAGGTTTTCACGATCTGATGAGCTAACGCGGCACATACGCATCCACACGGGACAGAAACCTTTCCAGTGCCGCATTTGCATGCGGAACTTCAGCAGGAGTGACCACCTGACTACGCACATCCGCACGCACACAGGGGAGAAGCCATTTGCCTGTGACATTTGTGGCAGAAAGTTTGCCAGAAGTGATGAGAGGAAGAGGCACACTAAAATCCACCTTAGGCAGAAGGACAAGAAAGCGGAAAAGGCAGCTCCAGTCTCAACTGCTTCCTCAATTCCTGCCTATTCATCCTCTGTGACTACATCCTACCCTTCCTCCATCGCCACCACTTACCCCTCCCCAGTGCGCACAGCATATTCTTctcctgctccctcttcctATCCCTCCCCTGCACACACCACATTCCCATCCCCTTCTATAGCAACCACTTACCCCTCTGGCACTGCCACTTTTCAGACCCAAGTGGCCACTTCCTTCTCATCTCCAGGAGTTGCCAACAATTTCAGCTCACAGGTGACCTCAGCACTTTCAGACATGAACGCGGCCTTTTCTCCAAGGACAATTGAGATCTGCTGA